Proteins encoded together in one Xyrauchen texanus isolate HMW12.3.18 chromosome 50, RBS_HiC_50CHRs, whole genome shotgun sequence window:
- the LOC127641324 gene encoding uncharacterized protein LOC127641324 codes for MWQGIQAMTNYRTTSVACDKDASLPDVLNNFYARFEVQNDVVARKNTPPPNDQVLCLTMVDVRKTLRRVNPRKAAGPDNIPGRVLRGCADQLADVLTDIFNISLSSAVIPTCFKATTIIPMPKKSSVSFLNDYRPSALTPIIMKCFERLIMRHIKTQLPPSLDPLQFAYRPNRSTDDAIATTLHLALTHLDKKGLIRSNAVHKFQLSIQQDNSSAPDWKAEPAGPGHLPLQLDPGLPDWETSVSPDREQHLHHHHTEHWGPPGLCAQSTAVHSADSQLCSIAQLEPHR; via the coding sequence atgtggcagggcatccaggccatgaccaactacaggacaacatcagttgcctgtgacaaagatgcctcccttccagatgtgctgaacaacttctacgctcgttttgaagtgcagaacgatgtgGTGGCAAGGAAGaacacccctcctcccaacgaccaggtgctctgtcttaccatggtggatgtgaggaaaactctacgtagagtcaacccacggaaggctgctggaccagacaacattcctggcagagtgctcagaggatgtgcagaccagctagcagatgttcttaccgacatcttcaacatctctctgagcagcgccgtcattccaacgtgcttcaaggccaccaccatcatccccatgccaaagaagtcttcagtgtccttcctcaacgactaccgtcccagtgcactcacaccaatcatcatgaagtgctttgagaggctcatcatgaggcacattaagacccagctgcccccctcactagacccactgcagtttgcgtatcgtccaaaccgttcaacagacgacgcaatcgccacaaccctccatctggccctcacccacctagacaaaaaaggactcatacgttcgaatgctgttcataaatttcagctcagcattcaacaggataattcctcagcacctgattggaaagctgaacctgctgggcctggacacctccctctgcaactggatcctggacttcctgactgggagacctcagtcagtccggatcgggaacagcatctccaccaccaccacactgagcactggggccccccagggctgtgtgctcagtccactgctgttcactctgctgactcacaactgtgcagcattgcacagctcgaaccacatcgttaa
- the LOC127641328 gene encoding uncharacterized protein LOC127641328 isoform X2, with amino-acid sequence MKILQLQIYLFMWNEVTEALTQIQASSGDNVTLVCNLDIEEIYWYKQNFPDPPVLLLRTYRSTFEVADYENIRFKHKYSLKTNSSLFIKNVTVEELGVYYCVKTATPFKFSSGTKIYITDFVYMNQTDSDDCLQHQTLWNSLTITSVLLNAFLILAVIGLVKICLDATGRDKNTSNKPQRTTAAQHWKDLQCAEIDLSMQPSGTRPCQDQSIYSLIFYSQQNLYEET; translated from the exons ATGAAGATCTTGCAGCTTCAAATCT ATCTATTCATGTGGAATGAAGTCACAGAGGCTCTGACACAAATACAAGCATCTTCAGGAGATAATGTGACTTTAGTCTGTAATCTTGATATAGAGGAGATTTACTGGTACAAACAGAACTTTCCGGATCCTCCAGTGTTGCTATTACGCACTTACAGGAGCACATTTGAAGTAGCTGATTATGAAAACATCAGATTCAAACACAAATATTCACTGAAAACCAACAGCAGTTTGTTTATCAAAAATGTCACCGTTGAAGAATTAGGAGTTTATTATTGTGTGAAAACTGCTACACCATTTAAATTCAGCAGTGGCACCAAAATCTACATCACtg ATTTTGTCTACATGAATCAGACAGATTCAGATGATTGTCTACAACATCAGACACTGTGGAACAGTCTTACCATCACATCTGTCTTGCTGAATGCTTTTTTGATCCTTGCAGTAATTG GACTGGTGAAGATCTGCCTTGATGCAACGGGAAGAGATAAAAATACTTCAAATAAACCTCAGAGAACCACGGCAGCTCAACACTGGAAGGATTTACAG TGTGCTGAAATTGATTTGTCAATGCAACCCAGTGGAACCAGGCCTTGTCAGGACCAGAGCATCTATTCTCTTATTTTTTACAGCCAACAAAATCTGTATGAAGAAACTTAG
- the LOC127641328 gene encoding uncharacterized protein LOC127641328 isoform X1 → MCFIFIYFPILFFIDLFMWNEVTEALTQIQASSGDNVTLVCNLDIEEIYWYKQNFPDPPVLLLRTYRSTFEVADYENIRFKHKYSLKTNSSLFIKNVTVEELGVYYCVKTATPFKFSSGTKIYITDFVYMNQTDSDDCLQHQTLWNSLTITSVLLNAFLILAVIGLVKICLDATGRDKNTSNKPQRTTAAQHWKDLQCAEIDLSMQPSGTRPCQDQSIYSLIFYSQQNLYEET, encoded by the exons atgtgttttatatttatttattttcctataTTATTTTTCATAGATCTATTCATGTGGAATGAAGTCACAGAGGCTCTGACACAAATACAAGCATCTTCAGGAGATAATGTGACTTTAGTCTGTAATCTTGATATAGAGGAGATTTACTGGTACAAACAGAACTTTCCGGATCCTCCAGTGTTGCTATTACGCACTTACAGGAGCACATTTGAAGTAGCTGATTATGAAAACATCAGATTCAAACACAAATATTCACTGAAAACCAACAGCAGTTTGTTTATCAAAAATGTCACCGTTGAAGAATTAGGAGTTTATTATTGTGTGAAAACTGCTACACCATTTAAATTCAGCAGTGGCACCAAAATCTACATCACtg ATTTTGTCTACATGAATCAGACAGATTCAGATGATTGTCTACAACATCAGACACTGTGGAACAGTCTTACCATCACATCTGTCTTGCTGAATGCTTTTTTGATCCTTGCAGTAATTG GACTGGTGAAGATCTGCCTTGATGCAACGGGAAGAGATAAAAATACTTCAAATAAACCTCAGAGAACCACGGCAGCTCAACACTGGAAGGATTTACAG TGTGCTGAAATTGATTTGTCAATGCAACCCAGTGGAACCAGGCCTTGTCAGGACCAGAGCATCTATTCTCTTATTTTTTACAGCCAACAAAATCTGTATGAAGAAACTTAG